A genome region from Nocardia sp. NBC_00565 includes the following:
- a CDS encoding zinc-binding dehydrogenase: protein MRAAVLRDGTVETRIIDDPIPGPGQLLVRSLACGICASDLHFMDHPEAGAEDDSGMATYDQDVDIVMGHEYCAEVADYGPGTDCRIPIGTRVSSLPVLATPTGRKIIGQNPETPGGFGEYFLLDASAARVVASQLPSEIVCIADAISVGWSAAARAQVAATEIPLVIGCGAIGLSAIAYLARLGAGPIVAVDFVASRRATARAMGADVVVDPAEVAPFQAWREVAAGPAASMREMMANVAPPGCVVFECVGVPGVLDSIIKGCRRGTRIYSVGGPPEGDRLHTMTAKRKGLNIQFGGGPLPAHWDEAFEAVCSGSLDVTPMLGRTVGLDEVPAALAAARDANGPARIVVVP from the coding sequence ATGCGTGCCGCAGTGCTGCGTGATGGGACCGTCGAGACCCGGATCATCGATGACCCGATACCCGGTCCTGGCCAATTGCTGGTCCGCTCGCTCGCGTGTGGGATCTGTGCGTCGGATCTGCACTTCATGGATCATCCGGAGGCCGGCGCCGAGGACGACAGTGGGATGGCGACCTACGACCAGGATGTCGATATCGTCATGGGCCACGAATACTGCGCCGAGGTCGCCGACTACGGCCCCGGCACCGACTGCCGCATCCCCATCGGTACCCGGGTGAGTTCGCTACCGGTGCTGGCCACCCCGACGGGCCGCAAGATCATCGGCCAAAACCCCGAGACACCAGGCGGTTTCGGCGAATACTTCCTGCTCGACGCGTCCGCTGCCCGGGTGGTGGCATCGCAGCTCCCGAGCGAGATCGTCTGCATCGCGGACGCGATCTCGGTCGGCTGGTCGGCCGCCGCGCGAGCCCAGGTGGCGGCGACGGAGATACCACTGGTCATCGGCTGCGGCGCGATCGGCCTGTCGGCGATCGCCTATCTCGCACGCCTGGGCGCGGGCCCGATCGTCGCGGTCGACTTCGTCGCCTCGCGACGCGCGACCGCCCGCGCCATGGGGGCCGATGTGGTCGTCGATCCGGCCGAGGTCGCGCCGTTCCAAGCCTGGCGGGAGGTGGCCGCGGGGCCGGCCGCGTCGATGCGGGAGATGATGGCGAATGTGGCCCCGCCGGGGTGCGTCGTCTTCGAATGTGTGGGTGTCCCCGGTGTTCTCGACTCGATCATCAAGGGCTGCCGGCGCGGCACCAGGATCTACTCCGTCGGTGGCCCGCCGGAGGGCGACCGTCTGCACACCATGACCGCCAAGCGGAAGGGCCTCAATATCCAGTTCGGCGGTGGCCCGTTACCGGCCCACTGGGACGAGGCGTTCGAGGCGGTCTGCTCCGGCAGCCTCGACGTCACCCCGATGCTCGGTCGCACCGTCGGGCTCGACGAGGTGCCCGCGGCGCTGGCCGCCGCGCGCGATGCCAACGGACCGGCCCGCATCGTGGTCGTGCCCTGA
- a CDS encoding TetR/AcrR family transcriptional regulator, whose protein sequence is MADSPRRPGRPVDTSINERALAATRALLVDSGFEATTIQAVAAHSGVHASAIYRRWPSRIELIEEAAFPAPRPMNVTPTGDLRRDLRRFIRGYVAAFSKPEARAAAAGLLAHHQTSRAPGQPEGYLRVSARPQFHQILRAAPEDSVDPAVDPDDVFDMLIGGIWTRIGILTVTSRRRPLEAIVEMTVRILRPCGG, encoded by the coding sequence ATGGCAGACTCTCCGCGTCGCCCGGGTCGGCCGGTCGACACCAGCATCAACGAAAGGGCCTTGGCGGCAACGCGTGCGCTGCTTGTGGACAGCGGTTTCGAGGCGACGACGATCCAGGCGGTCGCGGCGCATTCCGGGGTACACGCCTCGGCCATCTACCGACGCTGGCCGTCGCGGATCGAGTTGATCGAGGAGGCCGCCTTCCCCGCGCCGCGGCCGATGAACGTCACGCCGACCGGTGATCTCCGCCGCGATCTGCGCCGGTTCATCCGCGGCTATGTAGCCGCCTTCAGCAAACCGGAAGCACGGGCGGCCGCGGCCGGCCTGCTCGCCCACCACCAGACATCGAGGGCCCCCGGACAGCCCGAGGGGTACCTCCGGGTATCGGCACGGCCGCAGTTCCACCAAATCCTGCGAGCAGCACCCGAGGACAGCGTCGATCCCGCGGTGGACCCCGACGACGTCTTCGACATGCTGATCGGCGGCATCTGGACGCGCATCGGGATTCTCACCGTCACCTCGCGACGTCGTCCCCTGGAAGCCATCGTGGAAATGACCGTCCGGATACTGCGCCCCTGCGGTGGTTAG
- a CDS encoding SDR family NAD(P)-dependent oxidoreductase: MVTGATAGIGRAIARQLAGLGAEVVVHGRSADRGAAVVQEIHSAGGKARFVAADLADADDVRRLAVEAGAVDILINNAGIYRFGATADTDDAFFDEHVYVNLRAPYILVQQLVPGMAERGNGAVVNLSTIAAAIPARQGGIYGATKAGIELLTRVWADEFGRSGVRVNAVQAGPTETPGTAVTPGLTDGLGALTALGRAATADEIANAVTFLASPAAGYINGAILQATGGQLAIAP, translated from the coding sequence TTGGTCACCGGTGCCACCGCCGGAATCGGCCGCGCGATCGCGCGGCAACTCGCCGGGCTCGGCGCGGAGGTCGTGGTGCACGGGCGCAGCGCCGACCGCGGCGCCGCCGTGGTGCAGGAGATTCACAGCGCAGGAGGTAAGGCACGCTTCGTCGCGGCCGACCTCGCCGATGCCGACGACGTGCGCCGGCTCGCCGTTGAGGCGGGCGCGGTCGACATCCTGATCAACAACGCCGGCATCTATAGGTTCGGCGCGACCGCCGACACCGACGATGCGTTCTTCGACGAGCACGTCTACGTCAACCTGCGCGCCCCCTACATCCTGGTGCAGCAGCTGGTACCGGGCATGGCCGAGCGGGGCAACGGCGCTGTCGTGAATCTCAGCACGATCGCCGCCGCCATCCCCGCCCGGCAAGGTGGCATCTATGGCGCCACCAAGGCCGGCATCGAGTTGCTGACCCGTGTCTGGGCCGACGAGTTCGGCCGGTCGGGGGTGCGCGTTAATGCGGTGCAAGCCGGGCCGACCGAAACCCCCGGAACCGCGGTCACCCCCGGGCTGACCGATGGTCTGGGCGCCCTCACCGCCCTGGGGCGGGCCGCGACCGCCGACGAAATCGCCAATGCGGTCACGTTTTTGGCTTCTCCGGCCGCCGGCTACATCAATGGCGCGATCCTGCAGGCCACCGGCGGACAACTGGCGATCGCCCCGTAG
- the uvrB gene encoding excinuclease ABC subunit UvrB: MAFATEIPAEGYEDRGTPLAHSEFRPVGEIERADGQFQVVSEHRPAGDQPAAIAELERRITAGERDVVLLGATGTGKSATTAWLIERLQRPTLVMAPNKTLAAQLANELREMLPNNSVEYFVSYYDYYQPEAYIAQTDTYIEKDSSINDDVERLRHSATSSLLSRRDVVVVASVSCIYGLGTPQSYLDRSVQLEVGTEIDRDAFLRLLVDVQYTRNDMSFTRGSFRVRGDTVEIIPSYEELAVRIEFFGDEIEALYYLHPLTGDVVRQVDTVRIFPATHYVAGPERMERAVVDIEKELEQRLAELERQGKLLEAQRLRMRTQYDLEMIRQVGFCSGIENYSRHIDGRPAGSAPATLLDYFPEDFLLVIDESHVTVPQIGGMYEGDMSRKRNLVEYGFRLPSAVDNRPLTWEEFAERIGQAVYLSATPGPYELGQAGGEVVEQVIRPTGLVDPQVVVKPTKGQIDDLLHEIRQRTERDERVLVTTLTKKMAEDLTDYLLGLGVRVRYLHSEIDTLRRVELLRQLRLGEYDVLVGINLLREGLDLPEVSLVAILDADKEGFLRSSTSLIQTIGRAARNVSGEVHMYADKITDSMRHAIDETDRRRAKQVAYNESMGLDPQPLRKKIADILDQVYQEADDSEVAVGGSGRNASRGRRAQGEPGRAVSAGVYEGRDIKSMPRAELADLVKELTAQMMNAARELQFELAGRLRDEIADLKKELRGMDAAGLS, translated from the coding sequence ATGGCATTCGCAACCGAAATCCCGGCGGAAGGCTACGAGGACCGGGGCACCCCGCTGGCGCATTCGGAGTTCCGGCCGGTCGGGGAGATCGAGCGGGCCGATGGGCAGTTCCAGGTCGTCAGCGAACACCGGCCCGCCGGTGATCAGCCCGCGGCCATCGCCGAACTCGAGCGCCGGATTACGGCGGGCGAGCGCGATGTGGTGCTGCTCGGCGCGACCGGCACCGGGAAGTCGGCGACCACCGCATGGCTGATCGAGCGGCTGCAGCGCCCGACGCTGGTGATGGCGCCGAACAAGACTCTCGCCGCGCAGTTGGCCAATGAGCTGCGAGAGATGTTGCCCAACAACTCCGTCGAGTACTTCGTCTCGTACTACGACTACTACCAGCCCGAGGCGTACATCGCGCAGACCGATACCTATATCGAGAAGGACAGCTCGATCAACGACGATGTCGAGCGGCTGCGGCATTCGGCCACGTCGAGCCTGCTCTCGCGCCGCGATGTCGTGGTGGTGGCGTCGGTGTCGTGCATCTACGGTCTCGGCACGCCACAGTCGTATCTGGATCGGTCGGTGCAACTGGAGGTCGGCACCGAGATCGATCGCGACGCGTTCCTGCGGCTGCTGGTCGACGTGCAGTACACCCGCAACGACATGTCCTTCACCCGCGGCTCGTTCCGGGTGCGCGGCGACACCGTCGAGATCATTCCGTCCTATGAGGAACTCGCGGTGCGCATCGAGTTCTTCGGTGACGAGATCGAGGCGCTGTACTACCTGCATCCGCTGACCGGCGATGTGGTGCGGCAGGTCGATACCGTCCGGATCTTTCCGGCGACGCACTACGTGGCGGGTCCGGAGCGGATGGAGCGCGCGGTCGTCGATATCGAGAAGGAACTCGAGCAGCGGCTGGCCGAGCTGGAACGCCAGGGCAAGCTGCTGGAGGCACAGCGGCTGCGGATGCGCACGCAGTACGACCTCGAGATGATCCGCCAGGTCGGATTCTGCTCGGGTATCGAGAACTATTCGCGCCATATCGACGGTCGCCCGGCGGGTTCCGCGCCCGCGACGCTGCTGGACTACTTCCCGGAGGACTTCCTGCTCGTCATCGACGAGTCGCATGTCACCGTTCCGCAGATCGGCGGCATGTACGAGGGCGATATGTCGCGCAAGCGCAATCTGGTCGAATACGGCTTTCGGTTGCCCTCGGCCGTCGACAACCGGCCGCTCACCTGGGAGGAGTTCGCCGAGCGGATCGGGCAGGCGGTCTATCTGTCGGCTACCCCGGGTCCCTACGAACTCGGCCAGGCCGGTGGCGAGGTCGTCGAACAGGTGATCCGGCCGACGGGTCTGGTCGATCCGCAGGTGGTGGTCAAGCCGACCAAGGGCCAGATCGACGATCTGCTGCACGAGATCCGGCAGCGCACCGAGCGGGACGAGCGGGTGCTCGTCACCACGCTGACCAAGAAGATGGCCGAGGACCTCACCGATTATCTGCTCGGGCTCGGTGTCCGGGTGCGATACCTGCATTCGGAGATCGATACGCTGCGCCGGGTCGAGCTGCTGCGTCAGCTGCGGCTCGGCGAATACGACGTGCTGGTCGGCATCAACCTGCTCCGTGAGGGGCTCGACCTGCCCGAGGTGTCGTTGGTGGCGATCCTGGACGCGGACAAGGAAGGGTTCCTGCGCAGCAGCACCAGCCTCATCCAGACCATCGGCCGCGCGGCGCGCAACGTCTCCGGCGAAGTGCACATGTACGCGGACAAGATCACCGACTCGATGCGGCACGCCATCGATGAGACCGACCGCCGCCGGGCCAAGCAGGTCGCCTACAACGAATCGATGGGCCTGGACCCGCAGCCGTTGCGGAAGAAGATCGCCGACATCCTGGATCAGGTGTATCAGGAGGCCGATGACAGTGAGGTCGCCGTCGGCGGTTCGGGCCGCAATGCCAGCCGCGGCCGCCGAGCCCAGGGCGAGCCGGGACGGGCGGTGAGCGCGGGGGTGTACGAGGGCCGCGATATCAAGTCGATGCCGCGGGCCGAATTGGCGGATCTGGTGAAGGAACTCACCGCGCAGATGATGAACGCGGCGCGCGAACTGCAGTTCGAGTTGGCGGGACGGCTGCGCGACGAGATCGCGGACCTGAAGAAGGAACTGCGCGGGATGGACGCCGCGGGGTTGAGTTGA
- a CDS encoding VOC family protein: MSETTNTETVNPIAEGYHSITCFLAVPDGNKAIEFYTNVFGAEVISRNDLPDGQPAHAELKIGDSTLQMGMPIPDNNVLAPNGEWVHTSIVHYCPDVDAVIERAIANGARSAEEPQTFVTGDRFGVVIDPFGHRWAVLTKVENVSREEAERRVNEWLATQS; encoded by the coding sequence ATGAGCGAAACAACGAATACCGAAACCGTGAACCCGATCGCCGAAGGTTACCACTCCATCACTTGCTTCCTCGCCGTCCCCGACGGCAACAAGGCAATCGAGTTCTACACCAACGTTTTCGGCGCCGAGGTGATCAGCCGCAACGACCTCCCGGACGGCCAGCCTGCGCACGCCGAGCTGAAGATCGGCGACTCGACCCTGCAGATGGGCATGCCCATCCCGGACAACAATGTCCTCGCCCCGAACGGCGAATGGGTGCACACCTCGATCGTGCACTACTGCCCCGATGTCGACGCGGTCATCGAGCGCGCCATCGCGAACGGCGCCCGCAGTGCGGAGGAGCCGCAGACCTTCGTCACCGGCGACCGCTTCGGCGTCGTGATCGACCCCTTCGGCCACCGCTGGGCGGTCCTGACCAAGGTGGAGAACGTCTCCCGGGAAGAGGCCGAGCGCCGCGTCAACGAATGGCTGGCCACCCAAAGCTGA
- a CDS encoding helix-turn-helix domain-containing protein, translating to MNEHVPVPVPAPDDVKGILHPDEQARHRSLARLSAGPEAGRFVDWYWSVRWDLRGRPPYYAEVLPYPCVNVTFERTETRTGGFVNGVCTTKFVRELSGAGETFGVRFRAGGFGAFTGLDVGAFRDTAVELSAVLPEAADLTERVLAAPSDVQRRSIVEDFLVGRPAVEDPNYRLVLRIVAAMAQDQELTRVDQLTDRFDIPIRTLQRMFRRYIGAGPKWVLRRYRLQDGADLLARGRIEDLAALAAELGYFDQAHFSREFTAEVGMAPLEYAKNSLRSRNEVTSKVIPTTM from the coding sequence GTGAATGAGCACGTGCCGGTTCCGGTGCCCGCACCCGATGATGTGAAGGGCATCCTGCATCCGGACGAGCAGGCCAGGCATCGGTCGTTGGCACGCTTGTCCGCCGGGCCCGAGGCAGGGCGGTTCGTGGACTGGTATTGGTCGGTGCGCTGGGATCTACGGGGGCGGCCGCCGTATTACGCCGAGGTGCTGCCATATCCGTGTGTGAACGTCACCTTCGAACGCACCGAGACCCGCACCGGTGGTTTCGTCAACGGCGTGTGCACGACGAAGTTCGTCCGCGAACTCAGTGGGGCGGGGGAGACCTTCGGGGTGCGTTTCCGCGCGGGCGGGTTCGGCGCGTTCACCGGGCTCGATGTCGGTGCGTTTCGCGACACCGCGGTGGAACTCAGCGCGGTGCTGCCCGAGGCCGCCGACCTGACCGAGCGCGTGCTCGCCGCGCCCTCGGATGTCCAGCGCCGCAGCATTGTCGAGGATTTCCTGGTCGGCCGACCGGCCGTCGAGGATCCCAACTATCGGCTGGTGCTGCGCATCGTCGCCGCCATGGCACAGGATCAGGAACTGACCAGAGTCGATCAGCTCACCGACCGGTTCGACATCCCGATCCGCACCCTGCAGCGGATGTTCCGCCGCTATATCGGCGCCGGACCGAAATGGGTGCTGCGCCGATACCGGCTCCAGGACGGCGCGGATCTGCTGGCGCGCGGCCGCATCGAAGATCTGGCGGCGCTCGCGGCCGAGTTGGGTTATTTCGATCAAGCGCACTTCTCCCGCGAGTTCACCGCGGAGGTCGGAATGGCGCCACTGGAATACGCCAAGAATTCGCTACGCTCCCGCAACGAGGTCACTTCGAAGGTTATTCCGACCACAATGTAG
- a CDS encoding DoxX family membrane protein — protein sequence MRELDMDVVVLIGRVLFVVLFLSSAVGHFTQTEAMAGYTQSRGVPQPKAAVLVSGALLGLGGLSVLLGVWADLGSLLLVVLMLSTAFLMHQFWRETDPQAKQGEMIHFNKDLALAGASLMLFAFFAHVDELGLTITGPLFTGL from the coding sequence ATGAGGGAGTTGGACATGGATGTCGTGGTGTTGATCGGACGAGTGCTTTTCGTCGTGTTGTTCTTGAGTTCGGCCGTCGGGCACTTCACGCAGACCGAGGCGATGGCGGGCTACACCCAGAGTCGCGGTGTCCCGCAGCCGAAGGCGGCGGTGCTGGTCTCGGGTGCGCTGCTCGGGCTGGGTGGGCTCAGCGTGCTGCTCGGTGTGTGGGCGGATCTGGGGTCGCTGCTGCTGGTGGTCCTGATGCTGTCGACGGCGTTTCTGATGCACCAGTTCTGGCGGGAGACCGATCCGCAGGCCAAACAGGGCGAGATGATCCATTTCAACAAGGATCTCGCACTCGCCGGTGCGTCATTGATGTTGTTCGCGTTCTTCGCCCATGTCGACGAACTCGGATTGACCATCACCGGACCGCTTTTCACCGGTCTGTAG
- a CDS encoding universal stress protein encodes MTAYRTIVVGTDGSDSSYVAVEKAASLAAAAGATLVVACAYYPTDDRDVAAAADVLKDEAYQVRGSAPTNEILRTARDRATAEGAEEIVERAIVGEPVESLLALVKEVEADLLVVGNRGLNTLAGRLLGSVPSDVARKSRSDVLIVHTVR; translated from the coding sequence ATGACCGCCTACCGGACCATTGTCGTCGGTACCGATGGCTCGGACTCGTCGTATGTCGCCGTCGAAAAGGCCGCGTCGCTGGCCGCGGCCGCTGGCGCGACCCTGGTCGTGGCCTGCGCGTACTACCCGACCGACGATCGCGACGTGGCCGCTGCCGCCGATGTGCTCAAGGACGAGGCCTACCAGGTGCGCGGCTCCGCGCCGACCAACGAGATCCTGCGCACCGCCCGGGACCGGGCGACCGCGGAGGGAGCCGAGGAGATCGTCGAGCGGGCGATCGTCGGTGAGCCCGTCGAGTCGCTGCTGGCGCTCGTCAAGGAGGTCGAGGCCGATCTGCTGGTCGTCGGTAACCGCGGGCTGAACACCCTGGCCGGGCGACTGCTCGGCTCGGTCCCTTCGGACGTCGCACGCAAGTCGCGTTCGGATGTGCTGATCGTGCACACCGTCAGGTAA
- a CDS encoding HelD family protein, giving the protein MPDRLTQDRAAHDGAPERNREIDQEQTYLSVLYERLDGMREYATNRLRTVLLETGGTPQARTERESFSQLYTEDLAKYDAAEHGLCFGRIDLNGDQDPEYRYIGRLGILDEKDDYETLLLDWRAPLARPFYLATTAAPDGVIRRRHIRSRNRRVTAINDEYLDLDAAHRAGVTDGEGGVGSESALLSALNAARTGHMNDIVETIQSEQDAIIRSEHKSVLVVQGGPGTGKTAVALHRAAYLLYTYRQQLAKSGVLIIGPNATFLDYIGQVLPSLGETGVLLSTIGDLYPGVKATREDSLQAGAIKGSLAMLEVLKQAVRDRQEVPGEPIRLSFDGYPVTLDRKIATKSRGRARSSRRPHNLARPMFASAVIDALTEQLAQTMGADLSGGQSLLSRTDLAEIRDEMRADPEIQAAIGRLWPILSPQEVLADLLADPKRLDRAAGTVDPDDRAELVRSDNGEFSAADAPLLDELAELLGIDDTEERERARRRWRAQLAEAQDALDILTGSAPQDLEDELDPEILMAYDLIDASQLAERQDVRSRQTTAERAAGDRNWTYGHVIVDEAQELSEMAWRMVMRRIPNRWVTVVGDVAQTGDPAGASSWQRMLEPYVAQRWKRTELTVNYRTPAEIMAVAGDVLAAIDPDAAVPRSVRETGVPPQAYAVSDSELLGEVKRLVAGEEGPGTTAVITPHALVEEFSALAGESVRVLTVHDVKGLEFDAVYLVEPQGILDESPRGLNDLYVALTRATQRLGVVHTSELPAVLSALG; this is encoded by the coding sequence TTGCCCGACCGCCTCACTCAGGACCGTGCCGCACACGACGGCGCACCCGAGCGGAACCGCGAGATCGACCAGGAGCAGACATACCTGTCTGTGCTCTATGAGCGACTCGACGGTATGCGCGAGTACGCCACGAATCGGCTGCGCACCGTCCTGCTGGAAACCGGTGGCACCCCGCAGGCCCGCACCGAACGCGAATCGTTCAGCCAGCTCTACACCGAGGATCTGGCCAAATACGACGCCGCCGAACACGGCCTCTGTTTCGGCCGCATCGATCTGAACGGGGACCAGGACCCCGAATACCGCTATATCGGCAGGCTCGGCATCCTCGATGAAAAGGACGATTACGAGACGCTGCTGCTGGATTGGCGTGCGCCCCTTGCCCGCCCGTTCTATCTGGCGACGACCGCCGCCCCGGACGGGGTGATCCGGCGTCGACATATCCGATCCCGCAACCGGCGGGTCACGGCCATCAACGACGAATACCTCGATCTCGACGCGGCCCACCGCGCGGGCGTCACCGATGGCGAGGGCGGGGTCGGCAGTGAGAGCGCGCTGCTCTCGGCGCTCAACGCCGCCCGCACCGGGCATATGAACGACATCGTCGAGACCATCCAGAGCGAGCAGGACGCGATCATCCGCTCCGAGCACAAGAGCGTGCTCGTGGTGCAGGGCGGTCCCGGCACCGGTAAGACCGCCGTCGCGCTGCACCGCGCGGCCTACCTGCTCTACACCTATCGCCAGCAGCTGGCCAAGAGCGGCGTGCTGATCATCGGCCCGAACGCCACCTTCCTCGACTACATCGGCCAGGTGCTGCCCTCCCTCGGTGAGACCGGTGTGCTGCTGTCCACCATCGGCGATCTGTATCCGGGGGTGAAGGCCACCCGCGAGGACTCGCTGCAAGCCGGTGCGATCAAGGGGTCGCTGGCCATGCTGGAGGTCCTCAAGCAGGCGGTGCGCGACCGTCAGGAGGTGCCGGGTGAACCGATCCGGCTGAGCTTCGACGGCTACCCGGTAACCCTCGACCGCAAGATCGCCACCAAGTCCCGCGGCCGCGCGCGCTCATCGCGCCGCCCGCACAATCTGGCCCGCCCGATGTTCGCCTCCGCGGTCATCGACGCGCTCACCGAACAACTCGCCCAGACCATGGGCGCGGATCTGTCCGGCGGCCAAAGCCTGCTCAGCCGAACCGATCTGGCCGAGATCCGGGACGAGATGCGCGCCGATCCGGAGATCCAGGCGGCCATCGGCAGGCTGTGGCCGATCCTGTCGCCGCAGGAGGTGCTCGCGGACCTGCTCGCCGACCCGAAGCGACTCGACCGGGCCGCGGGCACAGTGGATCCGGACGATCGCGCCGAACTGGTGCGCTCGGACAACGGCGAGTTCAGCGCCGCCGACGCCCCACTGCTCGATGAACTGGCCGAACTGCTCGGCATCGACGACACCGAGGAGCGCGAACGCGCCCGCCGCCGCTGGCGGGCCCAGTTGGCCGAGGCCCAGGATGCACTCGACATCCTGACCGGTTCCGCGCCACAGGATCTCGAGGACGAACTCGATCCGGAGATCCTGATGGCCTACGACCTGATCGACGCCAGCCAGCTGGCCGAACGTCAGGATGTGCGCAGCCGGCAGACCACCGCGGAACGCGCGGCGGGCGATCGCAATTGGACCTATGGCCACGTGATCGTCGACGAGGCGCAGGAACTCTCGGAGATGGCCTGGCGGATGGTGATGCGCCGGATCCCGAATCGGTGGGTCACCGTGGTCGGCGATGTCGCGCAGACCGGTGATCCGGCGGGTGCGTCGTCCTGGCAGCGGATGCTGGAACCCTATGTGGCACAACGGTGGAAGCGCACCGAGCTGACGGTGAACTACCGCACACCCGCGGAGATCATGGCGGTCGCGGGCGATGTGCTCGCCGCCATCGACCCGGATGCGGCGGTTCCGCGTTCGGTACGCGAAACCGGAGTTCCGCCACAGGCATACGCGGTCTCGGACAGCGAATTGCTCGGGGAGGTCAAACGATTGGTGGCGGGCGAGGAAGGTCCGGGCACCACCGCGGTCATCACGCCGCACGCCCTGGTCGAGGAATTCTCCGCGCTGGCGGGTGAATCGGTGCGCGTCCTGACGGTGCACGATGTCAAGGGTCTGGAATTCGACGCGGTCTATCTGGTCGAACCGCAGGGGATCCTCGACGAATCGCCGCGGGGGCTCAACGACCTCTATGTGGCGCTGACCCGTGCGACCCAGCGACTCGGGGTGGTGCACACCAGCGAGCTACCGGCGGTGCTCAGCGCACTCGGCTGA
- a CDS encoding antibiotic biosynthesis monooxygenase family protein, with product MIIEHALLPVRPDRADEFEAAFAEARPTISSDLQAVATAIASMPGFRSLSLSRCLETPDTYLLLVGWERLADHVDGFRGSAGYQRWQQLLHHFYDPFPDVHHFQPVLDDPAMDPLPAVTASTPNQQ from the coding sequence ATGATCATCGAACACGCACTGCTGCCGGTCCGTCCCGATCGGGCCGACGAATTCGAGGCCGCATTCGCCGAAGCCCGGCCGACCATTTCGAGCGACCTGCAAGCAGTCGCTACGGCCATCGCCAGCATGCCGGGGTTCCGGTCACTGTCACTGTCGCGGTGCCTCGAGACGCCCGACACATATCTGCTGCTGGTGGGCTGGGAGCGGTTGGCGGATCATGTTGATGGTTTCCGCGGGTCCGCGGGATACCAGCGCTGGCAGCAGCTGCTGCACCACTTCTACGATCCGTTTCCCGATGTCCACCACTTCCAACCGGTCCTGGACGACCCGGCCATGGACCCGCTACCTGCGGTTACAGCGAGCACGCCGAACCAGCAGTAG